The Candidatus Mycosynbacter amalyticus genome contains the following window.
TATCTGGCGATTGCGACCTTCGCTCATGGTGACAAGCCAGGCTCGTCGTGAGTCTTCCGACTTTCTTTCAAGCGTGAGCTTACTTGGTCCGTCCTCTAGTTGTACGCCAAAATCGTTGATCATCTGCTGATGAAGCGGTGCGAGATCTTGATTGAGTATGATTTCGTAGCGTTTGAGTTTGTAGTACTTTGGGTGGGTCATGGCTTGAGCGAAATCGCCGTCGTCGGTGAGCAGTATGAGACCAGAGCTGTCTGCGTCGAGGCGACCTACCGGTTTGAGGTGGTGAAGCTCTCTGGGCAGAAGCTCGTAGATAGTAGGCGTGTCTCCTTGGCGCCGACGCGAGCATACATAGCCTGTTGGTTTGTGTAGTGCAATATACGTATATGACTGCTTTTTGGTGAGCGGCTTATTGTTGACCATGACTGTTTGTGCTGGTGCAATCCGTGCACCGAGCATAGCTGGGGCGCCGTCTATTGTCACGGCTCCGTGTGCGATCAATGCGTCGGCTTTGCGACGAGAGACGCCGAGATGAAATGCCAAAAACTTGTTGAGTCGTTCGGAAGAATTATCAGGAGACATAGCCTATAGTATAGCGAATCTGCCGCTATGAGGCTACAGGTGGCTGAGGGGGCTGTGACGCTGTTGGCGCGGGTGTCTCGGGCGCGATGGTTGGCACGCCTGCACTCGCGAGCTCTGCAGCAATACGACTTGCCATGTCGTCTGGTGTCGGGGTGTCGTTTGCAACAGGCTGGATAACGCGCTCGCCTAGGGTAGCTGGTCGAGGCGATGAGAATGGCGCAGTTGGCTGTGGGAGCTCTCCTGTCGGTGCGTCAGCTGCGGGCGTAGCTACTGGGGTAGGTGGTGTTGGGGCTGCAGGGGCCGTCGGTGCACTTGGCACGGGTGTGGCCGTCGGTGCTACAGGTGTTGCTTGTGCTGGCGCGGGCTGGGCGTCGGGTGTGGCTGGTACTGCTGGCTGCGGTGCACTTGGCACGGGTGCTACAGGTGCTGCAGGCGCAGGTGCTGCAGGTTTGGCAAAGGTGTTTTGTGCGACAGGCGCATCGGCCAGTACTTCATGTACGGTACGAACTACATCTTCGATACCTACCTGTGATTTGACAAGATAGCGGTCAGCGCCGAGCTGCTCGCCGCGAGCGCGTTGATCTTCGCTAGAGAGCGCGGTCATCATGATGACTTTGATGTCCTTGGTCTCAGTCGTAGAGCGAAGGATATCGAGCATATCAAAGCCGCTGATTTTTGGCATCATGACATCGCTGACGATGAGCTGTGGGCGTTCTTTGATAGCCATGGCCAGCGCTTCTTCGCCATCACCTGCTGATACGATGTCGTAGCCTTCGGCGAGTAGTCGCACTCCATAAATTTCTCTCAGGCTTTTGTCGTCTTCTACGAGTAGTATCTTGGTCATATTGTCTCCATTGTACCTATGCTTTTACAAAAATACCATACTTCTTATGCACAAATCATCATTTCGGCTGTTCGGGACGTGGCGCAATGTACTGTGCCGGGTTGCGTTCGAGTGATGAAAGTGGGATATTGGCTCGTTCAGGGCGTGGGGTGGCACGTGGTGTTGTGGTCGTAGCTACTGGGGCGACGAGAGTATTTGGTTCAGCTGGGCTGACGATGGGCTGGGCTGATATAGCCGTGGGAGCGGCGGGTGCTGGCGCGTACGCAACAGCTCCAAAGCGACGTGGCTCTGGGTCTTCGAACTGAATCGGCTCGGAGGCAAGGCTGCTGGCGGGCTCTGGTGTGGCGGGTGCGAGCTCTACGGGTACTGCTTCTGCGGCAGCCGGAGTCGGCGCAGCGGTTTCGGCAATTGGCGCTGGCGCTGGAGTGACAACTGGCGCGCTCTCGACAGTGCCAAGTTCGCTTGCCACGTTAGCGGTGTCGCTGGCTGGTTGAGCACTGGCTTGTCGAGCAGCGAGTGCTTCGCGCTCCATAAGCTCGGTGGCTTTGAGGCGGTCCATGCGAGGGATCTCGATATAGAATGTACTTCCCTTTTTGTACTCACTCTCGACCCAGATGCGGCCGTCCATGGCCTCGATGAGTTTGCGACAGAGATAGAGTCCTAGGCCAGTGCCGCCGATCTCGCGGGTGTCACTGTTGTCGACACGGTAGAATTTTTGGAACAAGTGCGGTAAATCTTCGGCGGGGATACCAAGACCACTGTCGGCGATGGCAACGCGTACATAGTCGTCTGTAGCGGTCACGTCAACCGTCACGCTGCCCTCGAGGGTGTATTTGACAGCATTCTCCACCAAGTTGTCGAGGACCTCGCGGAGGTGATCTTTGTCGACATGGGCGAAGAGGACGGGTGATATGACAGTGGTGCCAGTTGTTGTCTTAGAGCCATCTGGCTTATAAATAAGCTCTAGACCCTTGTCGCTGGCTTTTGCTTGGAGGCCGACGACGATATCTCGGGTAAACTCAACAACATCGATGACCGCAGGAGTTTCTTTAAGGCGGCCATCGTCTGCTTTGGTGACGTCTAGCAAGTCCTGGAACAAGTGACCCAGGTGCTGGGCGGATGCATGCGCTTTAGTGATGAAGTCGCGCGCTTTTTCGTCGATCGTGGCCGTGTTGGGGTTGAGTGCGAGACCCAGATAGCCCTCAATACTGGCGACCGGTGTGCGCATTTCGTGGCTGGCGGTGGAGATGAATTCAGCCTGGGCTTTTTCTTCGTCGCGTTCCTTGGTAATGTCACGGAATACTGCAATGGCGCCGTCACCTTCACCCATCGGGCTGATGACGAATGCGACATAGACTTTTTTGCCAGATTTGGTGATGATGCATAATTCGTTTTCGCGGACTTGCTGACCGACATTGAGAACGCGGCTCACTGGATTGGCGCCGCTCTCGATTGGGGTGCCATCGGCGTTTTGAAGCTTGAGGATCGACTCAAAGTGCAGGTGCAGACCATCGTCTGCCGACCAGCCGGTCATCTGCTGAGCGGCCGGGTTGATCACCAGCACCTCGCCGGTTTGACTCACAACTATGACACCGTCACCGATGGCTTGGATAATTGCGTCGGATTTGGTCGACTCTTGTTCGAGTGACTTGTTGAGCTTAGTCATGTTTTGATCGTGTGCTTCCTCTATCGTCTCGCGTCCATGCCAGAGGATGTAACTAACGAACATCGGCAGGTTGCCGGCGATAGCTGCCACGATAATGTCGGTACGGATGATTTGACCGCTAAAGAGGCTATAGGCAATGTATAAGTTGACAGCTACTGTAATGCCAGCTAGGCCGTATAGCCCATACAATCCCGCAAATACACTGACTGCCATCCATACGGCGACGAATGGTGATCCGACTCCCCCGCTCTGGACGACAAGCAGTCCGGTCGTGACGACAAGCAGGCTGTAGAGCCCAGCAGAAAAAGGAATCAGCTTGTCTTTTGGTGTCCAAAAATAACAGACGATAGCTGCGATGGCAACAACTCCTGCAAGACCGGCAGTGACTGGCGAAATATAGAGTGTGCTCGCAAGTGAGCTATTGGTAGTGAGGTGCTGTCCCCAGATGTACAGCGCGATGATGAGTAACGCCAACACGCCAGACGCCTCGCAGATGCGCCTGTGCCAAAACGTGGAAACGTATGGAGTTTCGATGTGTGCCCCCTATTACCGTGATTCTTCTTATGGCTTATTATCGCTCAAGCGCCCGTAAAAAGCAACAAAAATAACCCCTGAATAGACAGGGGTTATCGTGCGAATACGCTGGGCTACTTACTCGCGAGCGTCGAGAGGACATTTTGTACAGCCGCTACCTCGTCTGCAGAGACGCCACTGCCGGCAAATGTACCGTCAACGACTGTCGCCTCGCCAAGCTGAACACCGGCTGTCTCGGGTACGAGATCGGTCTTGAGAAAGCCGAGGATGTCGGCGAGATGCTTGCGTGCGCTAGCTGCGCCGCCCATGTAGCCGTAGCCCAAGATAGCAGTCGGCTTGTCGACCCATTCGCTCGACAGATAGTCGATGGCAGATTTGAGGCTGGCTGGGATGCTCTGATTATACTCTGGTGTGAGTACGACGAGGTGCTCAGCGCTGGCAACCTTCTCTCCCCAGGCGCGGGCTTCGTCGCTGTCGACCGGTGCATACTGGGGTGGTACTGGTGTGTCAAATTTCGGTAAGTTTTGTTCTTTGAGATCGAGTAGTTCGACGCTATCGAACCCGGCTGCTTTTGCCTGTTCGCCTACCCATTCTGCGATACTGTGACCGAGGCGGTTGGTGCGGGTACTGCCGACGATGATACTAAGTGATTTGGACATTGTTCCTCCTTATGGTAAAATATTACTATAAATACTGTAGTACTTTATATTGTATAGTACTATAGAAATTAAAGCAAGAGGTGCCTAGGCTATGTCGATGTGTGATTCGTTCAAAAACGACCCTAAGTTCAAAGAAGCGCTCCGTGTGGTCGGTGATTTTTGGACGTTGCGTATTATTGCGGCACTCGAGAATGAAGATTTACGATTTTGCGGCATAGAGCGCGCACTGACAGATAGTAACCCTGCCACTCTGACGAACAGGCTC
Protein-coding sequences here:
- a CDS encoding pseudouridine synthase; translation: MSPDNSSERLNKFLAFHLGVSRRKADALIAHGAVTIDGAPAMLGARIAPAQTVMVNNKPLTKKQSYTYIALHKPTGYVCSRRRQGDTPTIYELLPRELHHLKPVGRLDADSSGLILLTDDGDFAQAMTHPKYYKLKRYEIILNQDLAPLHQQMINDFGVQLEDGPSKLTLERKSEDSRRAWLVTMSEGRNRQIRRTFSSLGYTVTQLHRTHFGEYQLADLKAGTHQTVTKK
- a CDS encoding response regulator transcription factor; its protein translation is MTKILLVEDDKSLREIYGVRLLAEGYDIVSAGDGEEALAMAIKERPQLIVSDVMMPKISGFDMLDILRSTTETKDIKVIMMTALSSEDQRARGEQLGADRYLVKSQVGIEDVVRTVHEVLADAPVAQNTFAKPAAPAPAAPVAPVPSAPQPAVPATPDAQPAPAQATPVAPTATPVPSAPTAPAAPTPPTPVATPAADAPTGELPQPTAPFSSPRPATLGERVIQPVANDTPTPDDMASRIAAELASAGVPTIAPETPAPTASQPPQPPVAS
- a CDS encoding sensor histidine kinase, translating into MLALLIIALYIWGQHLTTNSSLASTLYISPVTAGLAGVVAIAAIVCYFWTPKDKLIPFSAGLYSLLVVTTGLLVVQSGGVGSPFVAVWMAVSVFAGLYGLYGLAGITVAVNLYIAYSLFSGQIIRTDIIVAAIAGNLPMFVSYILWHGRETIEEAHDQNMTKLNKSLEQESTKSDAIIQAIGDGVIVVSQTGEVLVINPAAQQMTGWSADDGLHLHFESILKLQNADGTPIESGANPVSRVLNVGQQVRENELCIITKSGKKVYVAFVISPMGEGDGAIAVFRDITKERDEEKAQAEFISTASHEMRTPVASIEGYLGLALNPNTATIDEKARDFITKAHASAQHLGHLFQDLLDVTKADDGRLKETPAVIDVVEFTRDIVVGLQAKASDKGLELIYKPDGSKTTTGTTVISPVLFAHVDKDHLREVLDNLVENAVKYTLEGSVTVDVTATDDYVRVAIADSGLGIPAEDLPHLFQKFYRVDNSDTREIGGTGLGLYLCRKLIEAMDGRIWVESEYKKGSTFYIEIPRMDRLKATELMEREALAARQASAQPASDTANVASELGTVESAPVVTPAPAPIAETAAPTPAAAEAVPVELAPATPEPASSLASEPIQFEDPEPRRFGAVAYAPAPAAPTAISAQPIVSPAEPNTLVAPVATTTTPRATPRPERANIPLSSLERNPAQYIAPRPEQPK
- a CDS encoding NADPH-dependent FMN reductase, whose translation is MSKSLSIIVGSTRTNRLGHSIAEWVGEQAKAAGFDSVELLDLKEQNLPKFDTPVPPQYAPVDSDEARAWGEKVASAEHLVVLTPEYNQSIPASLKSAIDYLSSEWVDKPTAILGYGYMGGAASARKHLADILGFLKTDLVPETAGVQLGEATVVDGTFAGSGVSADEVAAVQNVLSTLASK
- a CDS encoding winged helix-turn-helix transcriptional regulator — translated: MSMCDSFKNDPKFKEALRVVGDFWTLRIIAALENEDLRFCGIERALTDSNPATLTNRLKKLEEHKIVARREDNGDTVYTLTRHGAALLPIVQQVHQFTQEV